The Aspergillus chevalieri M1 DNA, chromosome 5, nearly complete sequence genome includes a region encoding these proteins:
- the LXR1_2 gene encoding SDR family oxidoreductase (COG:Q;~EggNog:ENOG410Q88T;~InterPro:IPR036291,IPR002347;~PFAM:PF08659,PF00106,PF13561;~go_process: GO:0055114 - oxidation-reduction process [Evidence IEA]) has protein sequence MPTSIPQANSLTDLFSLKGKVIVVTGASNSHGIGFEAARGCAEMGASVAITYFTREDGAKQNAEALTKEYNIKAQAYHCDVRDYSAAKTLVDNILQDFGQIDGFIANAGRAADAGVLGGSVADWMEIVQTDLNGTFHCAKAVGEHFKLRGQGSFVVTSSMSGHIANFPQEQTSYNVAKAGCVHFARSLANEWRDFARVNSVSPGYIDTGLSDYIGKETKDLWMSMIPLGRNGVAKELKGLYVYLVSDASTYTTGADIVVDGGYTAR, from the coding sequence ATGCCTACCTCAATTCCCCAAGCAAACAGCCTAACCGACCTCTTCAGCCTAAAGGGCAAGGTCATCGTGGTAACCGGTGCCTCCAACTCCCACGGCATCGGCTTCGAAGCCGCCCGCGGCTGCGCCGAAATGGGCGCCTCCGTGGCAATCACCTACTTCACCCGCGAAGACGGCGCAAAGCAAAACGCCGAAGCCCTCACCAAGGAATACAATATCAAGGCGCAGGCCTACCACTGCGACGTTCGCGACTACTCCGCCGCAAAGACCCTAGTCGACAACATTCTACAAGATTTTGGTCAAATTGATGGGTTCATTGCGAACGCGGGCCGCGCAGCGGACGCAGGCGTGCTGGGAGGCAGCGTCGCAGACTGGATGGAGATCGTACAGACAGATCTTAATGGTACATTCCACTGCGCGAAGGCAGTTGGTGAGCACTTCAAGCTTCGGGGCCAAGGGTCGTTTGTGGTGACATCGTCGATGTCGGGCCACATTGCGAATTTCCCACAGGAGCAGACGTCGTACAATGTTGCTAAGGCGGGATGTGTGCATTTTGCTAGATCGCTAGCCAACGAGTGGAGGGATTTTGCGCGAGTGAACTCTGTGTCGCCGGGGTATATTGATACAGGGTTATCGGATTATATTGGGAAGGAGACCAAGGATTTATGGATGTCGATGATTCCGCTGGGGAGGAATGGGGTTGCGAAGGAGTTGAAGGGGCTGTATGTCTATTTGGTTAGTGATGCTAGTACTTACACTACTGGTGCGGATATTGTTGTCGATGGAGGGTACACTGCGCGGTAA
- a CDS encoding uncharacterized protein (COG:S;~EggNog:ENOG410PHYQ): MPLHVPQPMRALEITFWFFALHDMSEAYVSRKKCRVDTENLSMWRKMGLPLDDMGHFVVDFAAETQVEAFFFKALVRLLCQLVNLEAGDTPQWTRMDDAFNRWYDMLPPSFSCSIDWPCSTAKDEEQIPSTETVYHESWFCSDLCAITMSFYHMARMLLLIHRPVDVFLTGQPQNALDVLSTYYSLQRDLRQHAMKIIPIARAIPDDRVRKNLLQPLYTAGRSLFDTNDRQDLLDILLEIESDLGFATEYRLKDLSGEWGIPWQTQNRIRADEECQRA, from the exons ATGCCTTTGCATGTTCCCCAACCCATGAGGGCACTCGAGATAACATTCTGGTTCTTTGCACTTCATGATATGTCCGAAGCAT atgtctCACGAAAAAAGTGCAGGGTGGACACTGAAAACCTTTCGATGTGGCGCAAAATGGGCCTTCCGCTTGATGATATGGGACACTTTGTGGTAGACTTTGCTGCGGAAACGCAAGTCGAGGCTTTTTTCTTCAAAGCTCTGGTGAGACTTTTATGCCAACTTGTCAACCTGGAGGCTGGAGACACCCCTCAGTGGACACGCATGGATGATGCTTTTAACCGGTGGTATGATATGCTACCGCCATCCTTCTCTTGCTCCATCGATTGGCCTTGTTCGACAGCAAAAGACGAGGAACAGATCCCTTCCACGGAGACCGTCTACCATGAATCCTGGTTTTGCAGCGACTTGTGTGCTATTACCATGTCGTTCTACCATATGGCACGAATGCTGCTGTTGATTCATCGTCCCGTGGATGTTTTTCTCACAGGACAGCCCCAGAATGCACTTGATGTATTATCTACTTATTACTCTCTGCAACGGGACCTTCGTCAGCATGCGATGAAAATCATTCCGATAGCGCGTGCGATTCCCGACGACAGAGTACGAAAGAATTTGCTACAACCACTTTACACCGCAGGACGGTCTTTATTCGACACAAACGACAGACAGGATCTGCTCGACATACTCCTTGAGATCGAAAGTGATCTAGGATTTGCCACGGAATATCGTTTGAAGGATTTATCGGGGGAATGGGGTATCCCATGGCAGACGCAGAATAGGATACGAGCTGATGAGGAATGTCAACGAGCATAG
- a CDS encoding Zn(II)2Cys6 transcription factor domain-containing protein (InterPro:IPR036864,IPR001138;~PFAM:PF00172;~go_function: GO:0000981 - DNA-binding transcription factor activity, RNA polymerase II-specific [Evidence IEA];~go_function: GO:0008270 - zinc ion binding [Evidence IEA];~go_process: GO:0006355 - regulation of transcription, DNA-templated [Evidence IEA]) yields the protein MSPREVGQRPEPRRNLVSPHRAPARETYRSRKGCPECRRRKIKCDETRPECGQCLKSGRACHIIDGLFKQHSYTFLATSHVRAGSRQKNRSSGAAQGAVSHENADGDTRREIPEPSRILPSSLLFITTRLTLFLSRSYR from the exons ATGTCGCCCCGGGAGGTAGGCCAACGGCCTGAACCAAGACGCAACCTTGTTAGTCCTCACCGTGCCCCAGCTCGTGAGACTTATCGATCTCGCAAGGGCTG CCCCGAATGTCGCAGAAGGAAGATCAAATGTGACGAAACCCGGCCAGAGTGTGGCCAATGCCTGAAGAGTGGTCGTGCCTGTCATATCATTGACGGGTTGTTCAAACAACACTCTTATACGTTTTTAGCTACATCACACGTGCGCGCTGGCTCCAGACAGAAGAATCGATCCTCTGGTGCTGCGCAGGGTGCTGTTTCGCATGAGAATGCGGATGGAGATACTCGCAGGGAGATTCCCGAACCCAGTAGGATACTCCCTTCAAGCTTGCTTTTCATTACTACCAGATTAACACTTTTTCTGAGTCGATCTTATAGGTGA
- a CDS encoding uncharacterized protein (COG:Q;~EggNog:ENOG410PKZK;~InterPro:IPR002347,IPR036291,IPR020904;~PFAM:PF00106,PF13561,PF08659;~go_function: GO:0016491 - oxidoreductase activity [Evidence IEA];~go_process: GO:0055114 - oxidation-reduction process [Evidence IEA]) — MRPDRLFELNIICNAENISQALLHLPSNKPKISIFTMPLYQPPDVHAPVLSQFSLKGKIVAVTGGARGIGIEVVRGLAEAGADVALIYTTSSEAPEVAARIASETGVRVQAYQSDVTSRDQIAATINQITEEFGNGRLDVVVANAGVCTNSPSLEYTEESWAWDNRVNYDGVMWTAQAAGKIFKRQGKGNLVITASVSSILVNIPQMQVAYNASKAAAVHLAKSLAVEWTDFACVNCISPGFIMTKMLTQQPKELFYKWLSMIPGG; from the exons ATGCGTCCTGATCGCTTGTTTGAACTCAACATCATCTGCAATGCAGAGAACATCTCAcaagctcttcttcatcttccctCGAACAAACCCAAAATATCAATCTTCACGATGCCCCTTTACCAGCCCCCCGACGTACACGCACCAGTGCTCTCCCAATTTTCTCTCAAGGGAAAGATTGTTGCGGTGACCGGTGGTGCCCGTGGAATCGGTATCGAAGTGGTCCGAGGCCTTGCAGAGGCCGGTGCCGACGTGGCTTTGATCTATACCACAAGTTCCGAAGCTCCCGAAGTAGCCGCCAGAATCGCCAGTGAAACCGGCGTTAGAGTACAAGCCTATCAGTCAGATGTCACCTCGCGCGATCAGATTGCTGCTACCATCAATCAGATCACAGAGGAATTTGGTAACGGCAGACTTGACGTTGTTGTGGCGAATGCAGGTGTCTGCACTAACTCGCCGTCTCTTGAGTATACTGAAGAGAGCTGGGCTTGGGACAACCGAGTCAACTATGATGGCGTCATGTGGACAGCGCAGGCCGCTGGAAAGATCTTCAAGAGACAGGGAAAAGGCAACCTGGTGATTACGGCATCTGTGAGCTCTATTCTGGTCAACATCCCTCAGATGCAGGTCGCGTACAATGCTTCCAAGGCCGCAGCCGTGCACCTGGCAAAGAGCTTGGCCGTGGAGTGGACGGACTTTGCCTGTGTGAATTGCATCTCTCCTGGTTTCATAATGACAAAGA TGTTGACTCAGCAGCCAAAAGAACTGTTCTATAAGTGGCTGAGTATGATCCCGGGAGGCTGA
- a CDS encoding uncharacterized protein (COG:G;~EggNog:ENOG410PHVM;~InterPro:IPR005829,IPR005828,IPR003663,IPR036259, IPR020846;~PFAM:PF00083;~TransMembrane:6 (i51-69o81-103i214-234o240-261i273-299o342-361i);~go_component: GO:0016020 - membrane [Evidence IEA];~go_component: GO:0016021 - integral component of membrane [Evidence IEA];~go_function: GO:0022857 - transmembrane transporter activity [Evidence IEA];~go_process: GO:0055085 - transmembrane transport [Evidence IEA]): protein MSIGALLQTTSYGLAQMFVGRVVAGIGNGINTSTAPIWQTETAPPQWRGKLVLVEMVMNIFGSALVNWINYGLSFCGGAVAWRFPIAFQFVFIIILFLTVPWLPESPRWLLSHGHAIEAVKVLACLEEKPVDDPFISMLCQEIEYSIHYERDNQTRWRDLFLRKKNQDTKTLRRLILGAGTQLMQQFEGINVMSYYMPTVFMNSVGLSNSMSRLLTACNTSSYFVFTCIAVLLVERLGRRGLMLLSTFGQFVSFLIITILLRLAENKPTGSAVASASIAFFFLFYAFFGLGMLSIPWLYPTEISSLPMRTKGASVATATNWICNFIVVEITPIGIQNIGWKFWIVWTVLTATFLPVIYLFYPETANRSLEDIDAYYRFNPSLFVIRDPDAICTKRPQKYIQHESEEVQKNAKQGTLDMYKAQSHMVEHVE, encoded by the exons ATGAGTATTGGTGCTCTGCTCCAGACCACTTCGTATGGTCTCGCACAGATGTTCGTTGGACGGGTTGTTGCAGG CATAGGAAACGGGATCAACACGTCCACGGCCCCTATCTGGCAGACGGAGACAGCCCCGCCACAATGGAGAGGAAAACTGGTCCTTGTCGAAATGGTTATGAACATATTTGGATCTGCGCTGGTCAATTGGATCAATTATGGCTTGTCTTTTTGTGGAGGAGCTGTAGCATGGCGATTTCCCATTGCCTTCCAGTTTGTtttcattattatcttaTTCTTGACTGTGCCATGGCTCCCTGAATCTCCGAG ATGGCTCTTATCACATGGCCACGCAATTGAGGCAGTCAAAGTGCTGGCATGCCTCGAAGAAAAACCCGTTGACGATCCATTTATCTCAATGCTTTGCCAAGAGATTGAATACAGTATCCACTACGAGCGCGATAATCAAACACGATGGCGAGATCTTTTCCTACGCaagaagaaccaggatacCAAGACCCTTCGCAGACTTATCCTAGGAGCTGGCACGCAGCTTATGCAGCAGTTTGAGGGCATCAACGTCATGTCCTATTACATGCCCACCGTGTTCATGAATTCAGTTGGTCTGTCTAATAGCATGTCAAGGCTGCTTACTGCCTGTAACACGTCGTCCTACTTTGTCTTCACTTGTATCGCTGTACTCTTGGTCGAGCGTTTAGGCCGAAGAGGTTTGATGTTGCTGTCGACCTTTGGTCAGTTCGTTTCCTTCCTGATCATTACTATACTGTTGCGCTTGGCAGAGAACAAGCCAACAGGATCGGCTGTCGCATCCGCCTCTattgctttcttcttcttgttctatGCTTTTTTTGGGCTCGGTATGCTCAGTATTCCATGGTTGTATCCAACAGAGATCAGTTCGCTTCCAATGCGGACCAAGGGTGCGTCCGTTGCAACGGCTACCAATTG GATTTGCAACTTTATCGTCGTCGAAATCACGCCCATCGGCATCCAGAACATTGGCTGGAAATTCTGGATCGTCTGGACGGTTCTCACTGCTACCTTCCTCCCGGTGATTTATCTTTTCTATCCAGAAACAG CAAACCGCAGTCTGGAAGACATTGATGCCTACTACCGCTTTAATCCCTCCCTGTTCGTTATCAGAGACCCAGATGCAATTTGCACGAAGCGCCCTCAGAAGTATATTCAACACGAAAGTGAGGAAGTACAAAAGAATGCCAAACAAGGAACACTGGACATGTACAAGGCGCAGTCTCATATGGTGGAACATGTGGAATAA
- a CDS encoding putative serine/threonine-protein phosphatase (COG:T;~EggNog:ENOG410PNM7;~InterPro:IPR004843;~PFAM:PF12850;~TransMembrane:1 (i16-33o);~go_function: GO:0016787 - hydrolase activity [Evidence IEA]), with the protein MNLKHLQHFGYRFKSPIFYFICIFTIVICWMWQRDTIMDQQLNGHSSPLHDATIEQTKNMLENISLLSKTQDYTGHDDDANKPLRIESLNPALLPSNDAVTTTATSQKRLIIIGDVHGCKASLDALLEKLSFAPDHDHLIFTGDLINKGPDSLGVVDLARKYSASSVRGNHEDRILRLRQEMMAQSEESSSSTEDESESEEEEKGEKEIGKKPDKNDEKKKDKKEKKEKKKEKKKLKKKEKKEKKKDKKDKKDKKDKKGKDQKGGKEARERHLALQLSDKQAQWLESCPMILKLGWIRGMGEVVVVHAGLLPDIELEKQDPWNVMNMRSVDFDKKKVLDSHQGTMWARLFNKHYSTMASKNVDSAASTMTVIYGHDSKTGLAISDYTKGLDSGCVKGEKLTALVIEVGGKQSLVQQKCRDDVKE; encoded by the exons ATGAACCTCAAACATCTTCAACATTTTGGATATAGATTCAAATCTCCAATATTTTACTTCATTTGTATATTTACCATCGTGATCTGTTGGATGTGGCAACGGGATACGATCATGGACCAGCAACTAAACGGGCATTCGTCCCCGCTGCACGATGCGACAATTGAACAGACGAAAAACATGCTTGAAAATATCTCTTTATTATCGAAGACTCAAGACTATACTGGCCATGACGATGATGCTAATAAGCCACTCCGAATCGAATCATTGAATCCCGCATTGTTGCCCAGCAATGACGCTGTAACAACGACTGCAACATCCCAGAAGAGACTGATCATCATCGGTGATGTGCATGGATGCAAAGCTTCAT TGGATGCGTTGTTGGAGAAATTGTCCTTTGCACCTGATCATGACCATCTTATCTTCACGGGGGATCTTATCAATAAAGGGCCCGATAGCCTTGGGGTTGTCGATCTGGCACGGAAATACTCTGCTTCCTCTGTGCGTGGGAATCATGAGGATCGGATTCTGCGGTTACGGCAGGAGATGATGGCACAGAGCGAGGAGTCGTCATCGAGTACTGAGGATGAAAGTGAatcggaagaagaagagaaaggagaaaAGGAGATAGGAAAGAAACCAGACAAGAatgatgagaagaagaaagataaaaaggagaaaaaggaaaagaagaaagaaaagaagaagttgaaaaagaaggagaagaaagagaagaaaaaagacaagaaggacaagaaggataagaaagataagaaaggaaaagatcAGAAAGGTGGCAAAGAAGCCCGCGAACGCCACCTAGCGCTTCAGCTGAGCGATAAGCAAGCACAATGGCTCGAGTCCTGTCCGATGATCCTCAAACTGGGATGGATTCGCGGCATGGGCGAGGTGGTCGTGGTGCATGCAGGCTTACTCCCGGACATTGAGTTGGAGAAGCAAGATCCGTGGAATGTTATGAATATGCGTTCGGTTGATTTCGATAAGAAAAAAGTGCTTGATTCGCACCAGGGGACTATGTGGGCCAGG TTATTCAACAAACACTACTCAACTATGGCGAGCAAGAATGTTGACTCAGCAGCATCCACGATGACGGTCATTTACGGCCACGATTCAAAAACGGGCCTTGCCATAAGCGATTATACCAAGGGCCTGGATTCGGGTTGCGTCAAAGGGGAGAAGCTTACGGCTTTGGTGATTGAAGTAGGTGGGAAACAGAGTCTTGTACAGCAGAAATGCCGTGACGATGTTAAGGAGTAG